In one Buchnera aphidicola (Pemphigus immunis) genomic region, the following are encoded:
- the cyoB gene encoding cytochrome o ubiquinol oxidase subunit I, with protein sequence MFGKLTLDAVPYNEPIIMVTCAIVFFVLLFISVRLTYSGNWKYLWSEWLTSVDHKRIAVMYIILAFVMLFRGFIDAVMMRIQQVLASSGNAGFLPPHHYDQIFTAHGVIMIFFVAMPLVIGLMNLVVPLQIGARDVAFPFLNNLSFWLTVSAAILINLSLGIGEFAQTGWLAYPPLSGIQYSPGVGVDYWIWSIQISGIGTTLTAINFLVTILKMRAPGMIMFRMPVFTWTALCTNVLMLVSFPVLTLTLCLLSLDRYLNFHFFTNDLGGNPMIYINLIWIWGHPEVYILVLPVFGVFSEIVSTFSKKSLFGYHSLVWATIVITILSFIVWLHHFFTMGAGADVNAFFGITTMIIAIPTGVKIFNWLFTMYEGRIQMHSAMMWTVGFLITFSIGGMTGVLLSLPAADFVLHNSLFLIAHFHNVIIGGVVFGCFAGITYWFPKLFGFTLDEIWGKRAFWFWFIGFFIAFMPLYFLGFMGMTRRISQNINPEFHVMLVIASLGVCLIMIGIICQIFQIYISIRDSQNYLDFTGDPWDGRTLEWSISSPPPVYNFANIPMVSDRDDFWRIKQLKEKKVEKVIYSKIIMPKNTSFGIFISFFSLLCGFSAVWYIWWLFLFSLVSIFYLLILKSFKNRTHYTISIEQIEKIENKHFKNLKIAGLK encoded by the coding sequence ACTTGTGCTATTGTATTTTTTGTTCTCTTATTTATATCAGTTAGATTGACTTATTCAGGTAATTGGAAATATTTATGGTCAGAATGGTTAACATCTGTAGATCATAAAAGAATAGCAGTAATGTATATTATTCTTGCGTTTGTGATGTTGTTTCGTGGTTTTATTGATGCGGTTATGATGCGTATTCAACAGGTTTTAGCATCTTCAGGAAATGCTGGTTTTTTACCTCCTCATCATTATGATCAAATTTTTACTGCTCACGGTGTAATTATGATTTTTTTCGTAGCTATGCCGTTGGTAATAGGATTAATGAATTTAGTAGTTCCTTTACAGATAGGAGCTCGTGACGTTGCATTTCCTTTTCTTAATAATTTAAGTTTTTGGTTAACTGTTAGTGCTGCTATTTTAATTAATTTATCCTTAGGTATAGGAGAATTTGCACAAACGGGTTGGCTGGCGTATCCGCCATTGTCAGGTATTCAATATAGCCCAGGAGTAGGAGTAGATTATTGGATTTGGAGTATTCAGATTTCTGGTATAGGAACAACTTTAACTGCTATTAATTTTTTAGTTACAATATTAAAAATGAGAGCACCGGGAATGATTATGTTTAGGATGCCAGTATTTACATGGACAGCTTTATGTACTAATGTATTAATGCTTGTATCTTTTCCGGTATTAACTTTAACTCTTTGTTTATTATCTTTAGATCGTTATTTAAATTTTCATTTTTTTACTAACGATCTAGGAGGTAATCCTATGATTTATATTAATTTAATTTGGATTTGGGGGCATCCTGAAGTATATATTTTAGTATTACCAGTGTTTGGTGTTTTTTCTGAAATTGTTTCAACTTTTTCAAAAAAATCTTTATTTGGATATCATTCTCTTGTATGGGCAACTATTGTTATTACAATTTTATCATTTATTGTATGGTTACATCATTTTTTTACCATGGGTGCAGGTGCTGATGTAAATGCGTTTTTTGGTATTACAACAATGATTATAGCGATACCTACAGGAGTTAAGATATTTAATTGGTTATTCACCATGTATGAAGGACGCATTCAAATGCATTCCGCTATGATGTGGACTGTAGGATTCTTAATTACATTTTCAATTGGTGGTATGACAGGGGTATTACTTTCTTTACCAGCAGCTGATTTTGTATTGCATAATAGTTTATTTTTAATTGCTCATTTTCATAATGTTATTATAGGTGGTGTTGTTTTTGGTTGTTTTGCTGGCATTACATATTGGTTTCCAAAATTATTTGGATTTACCTTAGATGAAATTTGGGGAAAACGTGCATTTTGGTTTTGGTTTATTGGTTTTTTTATTGCTTTTATGCCGTTATATTTTTTAGGTTTTATGGGTATGACTCGTCGTATTAGTCAAAATATTAATCCTGAATTTCATGTAATGTTAGTTATAGCATCTTTAGGTGTATGTTTGATTATGATAGGAATAATATGTCAAATTTTTCAAATTTATATTTCTATTCGTGATTCTCAAAATTATTTAGATTTTACAGGAGATCCATGGGATGGCAGAACATTAGAATGGTCCATTTCTTCTCCGCCTCCTGTGTATAATTTTGCAAATATTCCTATGGTAAGTGATAGAGATGATTTCTGGAGAATAAAACAATTAAAAGAAAAAAAAGTTGAAAAGGTTATTTATTCTAAAATTATTATGCCTAAAAATACTTCTTTTGGTATATTTATTAGTTTTTTTTCTTTATTATGTGGTTTTTCAGCAGTGTGGTATATATGGTGGTTATTTTTATTTTCTTTAGTATCTATTTTTTATTTGTTAATTTTAAAAAGTTTTAAGAATAGAACACATTATACTATTTCTATAGAACAAATTGAGAAAATTGAAAATAAACATTTTAAAAATTTAAAAATAGCAGGTTTAAAATGA